One Gimesia chilikensis DNA segment encodes these proteins:
- a CDS encoding MotA/TolQ/ExbB proton channel family protein has product MAITTEVPLSWSRQDIEQRFAFKGGRYTRVNTLLSILLGVILTVVFYALLIPLEGTFFADMFTRRGFIPYLICFFSFWSLSILFIKYRKLSYQKKSLAYIVVPSDTSFVLSSTTVDTVIDNIYECVDDPRHFVLFNRIIIALSNLRNLGRVTDVDEILRSQAVHDESSMETSYALLSGFIWAIPVLGFIGTVLGLSQAIGGFGKVLQNSEELSQIKTSLQGVTGGLATAFETTLQALIAALFIQLILTFLKKSEEEFLDSCSEYCITNIVNKLRIMPFETQNDN; this is encoded by the coding sequence TTGGCTATTACCACTGAAGTTCCCCTTTCCTGGTCACGTCAGGATATAGAACAGCGTTTCGCTTTCAAAGGAGGAAGATATACACGTGTCAATACGTTGCTCTCTATTCTGTTGGGAGTAATTCTGACAGTCGTTTTCTACGCGCTGCTCATTCCTCTGGAAGGAACGTTTTTCGCAGATATGTTTACCAGGCGCGGTTTCATTCCGTACCTGATCTGTTTTTTTTCATTCTGGTCACTATCGATTTTGTTTATTAAGTACCGGAAGCTCTCCTATCAAAAGAAAAGTCTGGCTTATATTGTCGTTCCCTCGGATACGAGTTTTGTGTTGTCATCAACCACAGTGGATACAGTGATTGATAATATTTATGAATGTGTTGATGACCCCAGGCATTTTGTACTATTCAATCGGATCATAATCGCTCTCTCTAATTTGAGAAACCTGGGACGAGTTACTGACGTCGACGAAATTCTGCGTTCGCAGGCGGTACACGATGAATCTTCAATGGAAACCAGTTACGCTCTTTTGAGCGGTTTTATCTGGGCGATTCCGGTTTTAGGATTTATTGGAACGGTACTCGGATTATCTCAAGCAATTGGCGGATTCGGAAAAGTTCTTCAGAACAGCGAAGAACTAAGTCAGATCAAAACATCACTACAAGGGGTAACGGGAGGACTGGCGACTGCTTTCGAGACGACTTTACAGGCATTGATCGCAGCCCTTTTCATTCAGTTGATACTCACCTTCCTGAAAAAATCAGAGGAAGAGTTTCTCGACTCCTGTTCTGAATACTGTATTACGAACATTGTCAATAAACTTCGCATCATGCCCTTTGAAACTCAGAATGACAATTGA
- a CDS encoding GYF domain-containing protein translates to MSDQFFIRIRGNVKGPLTAEQIRVQANRGRFGRHNEISEDGINWIRASSRPDLFPASVQPKVRKKQETETVLEFEAEDELTESPRKSDSYELVEAADTDQKNWYYSQDSESQGPVSFSKLQSLASSGALKPNDYVCQEGMNEWELGSEIPGLFSMPKSEIIPVVDTVEVNNPRHSEFTRTAPMAVASLVLGLVGFNVLFLLGSILAVIFGHVALKQIKQAEGGLSGRGMAIAGLMLGYGVIFVCLIVIIILFVLMLIGVIAASS, encoded by the coding sequence TTGTCAGATCAATTTTTCATACGAATTCGTGGAAATGTAAAAGGGCCACTCACTGCTGAGCAGATCAGGGTTCAAGCGAATCGTGGTCGTTTTGGACGGCACAATGAAATATCCGAAGATGGTATCAACTGGATTCGCGCCTCTTCACGTCCTGACTTGTTTCCAGCTTCAGTGCAGCCCAAAGTCCGTAAGAAGCAGGAAACAGAAACAGTCTTAGAATTTGAGGCAGAAGACGAGTTGACAGAATCTCCCCGTAAGAGTGATTCATATGAGCTAGTAGAAGCAGCAGATACCGATCAGAAAAACTGGTATTATTCACAAGATTCAGAAAGTCAGGGACCAGTTTCATTTTCAAAGCTTCAGTCATTGGCCTCATCCGGTGCCCTGAAACCGAACGATTATGTATGTCAGGAAGGAATGAATGAATGGGAATTAGGCAGTGAAATTCCTGGTTTATTTTCAATGCCTAAATCTGAAATTATTCCAGTGGTAGATACTGTCGAGGTGAATAATCCCCGGCATTCTGAATTTACGAGAACAGCCCCCATGGCCGTCGCCAGTCTGGTTCTGGGACTGGTCGGTTTCAATGTATTGTTTTTGTTAGGGAGTATCCTGGCAGTCATTTTTGGTCATGTCGCTCTCAAACAGATTAAACAGGCGGAAGGAGGACTCAGCGGTCGTGGTATGGCTATCGCAGGACTGATGCTGGGATATGGAGTTATTTTCGTTTGTTTGATCGTGATTATTATTCTATTCGTGCTAATGCTAATCGGCGTCATCGCGGCGAGTTCGTAG